In the genome of Maniola jurtina chromosome 3, ilManJurt1.1, whole genome shotgun sequence, one region contains:
- the LOC123881005 gene encoding caspase-1 — MSEVQDNGSTEPSSVEPEQRPNGGGGDEGDAWGSHESSSVRRYARMTVDRNSAYYNMNHKNRGMAIIFNHEHFDIHSLKARTGTNVDSDNLARVLKGLGFRVTVLVDRKADDVNKYLQQIAEMDHTDNDCLLIAVLSHGELGMLYAKDTHYKPDNLFYHFTADRCPTLAGKPKIFFIQACQGDKLDGGVTLTNRTETDGLSSASYRIPTHADFLVAYSTVPGYYSWRNTTRGSWFMQALCEELRYSGADRDILTLLTFVAQRVALDFESNTPDMPTMHQQKQVPCINSMLIRLLVFGKK; from the coding sequence ATGTCTGAAGTTCAAGACAATGGTTCTACCGAGCCATCATCGGTTGAGCCAGAACAAAGACCAAACGGCGGTGGTGGTGATGAAGGCGATGCATGGGGAAGTCACGAGTCTTCTTCTGTACGTCGCTATGCAAGAATGACAGTAGATAGAAACTCTGCATACTATAACATGAACCATAAAAATCGCGGCATGGCAATAATCTTCAATCACGAACATTTCGATATCCACAGTTTGAAAGCACGAACAGGTACCAATGTCGATAGCGACAACTTGGCTCGAGTGTTGAAAGGGTTAGGATTCCGTGTGACCGTTCTGGTCGACCGCAAAGCTGATGATGTGAACAAGTATCTACAGCAAATAGCTGAAATGGACCACACTGACAATGACTGCTTGCTTATCGCAGTGCTGTCTCATGGAGAATTGGGAATGTTGTATGCAAAAGATACTCATTACAAGCCTGATAATTTGTTCTATCATTTCACTGCAGATAGGTGTCCTACATTGGCTGGAAAACCTAAAATTTTCTTCATACAAGCTTGCCAAGGCGATAAGTTAGATGGTGGAGTAACCCTCACAAATAGAACGGAAACTGATGGTTTATCTAGTGCATCATATAGAATTCCGACTCATGCCGATTTTTTGGTTGCATATTCAACTGTACCTGGATATTATTCCTGGAGGAATACCACACGCGGTTCCTGGTTCATGCAGGCCCTGTGCGAGGAGCTTCGTTACTCAGGTGCTGATAGAGACATCTTAACATTGCTCACGTTTGTAGCACAGAGGGTAGCACTGGACTTTGAGTCCAATACACCAGACATGCCCACTATGCATCAACAAAAACAAGTGCCATGTATTAATAGCATGCTCATCAGATTACTTGTGTTTGGAAAGAAGTAA